In Paenibacillus ihbetae, the following are encoded in one genomic region:
- the purT gene encoding formate-dependent phosphoribosylglycinamide formyltransferase, with translation MYKTKKMLLLGSGELGKEVIIEAQRLGVETVAVDRYADAPAMHVAHRNYVIDMLDGAKLREVIEREQPDLIVPEIEALATSELVKLEEEGFRVIPTARAAKLTMDREGIRRLASEKLGLPTARYRFADNYEQFEVAVRDMGFPCVIKPLMSSSGKGQSVCRSESDIQACWNIAMEGGRVQNGRVIIEEFITFQSEITLLTVRSVSGTSFCPPIGHVQESGDYIESWQPHPISELQMKEAERIARAITDELGGFGLFGVELFLTEDQVYFSEVSPRPHDTGLVTLVTQNLSEFALHVRAILGYPIPEIELMTPGASRPLKAPVELDNYVITGAEQALSVPNTQLRLFGKPVTKAGRRVAVALSTAGEVEEARSRAKQALDKLAVEEG, from the coding sequence ATGTATAAAACGAAAAAAATGCTGCTGCTGGGATCCGGGGAACTCGGAAAGGAAGTCATTATCGAAGCGCAGCGATTAGGCGTGGAAACCGTGGCGGTTGACCGATATGCCGACGCGCCTGCTATGCACGTCGCACATCGCAATTACGTAATCGACATGCTCGACGGCGCCAAGCTCCGGGAGGTCATTGAGCGGGAACAGCCAGATCTGATCGTTCCCGAGATCGAGGCCCTGGCCACATCCGAGCTGGTAAAGCTGGAGGAGGAAGGCTTCCGCGTCATCCCTACCGCAAGAGCGGCCAAGCTGACGATGGACCGGGAGGGCATCCGCAGGCTTGCCTCGGAGAAACTCGGATTGCCGACGGCCAGATATCGCTTCGCGGACAACTATGAACAATTCGAGGTTGCGGTAAGGGATATGGGCTTTCCGTGCGTCATTAAGCCGCTTATGAGCTCTTCGGGAAAAGGCCAGAGCGTGTGCCGATCGGAGAGCGACATCCAAGCATGCTGGAATATCGCAATGGAAGGGGGGCGCGTACAGAACGGCCGGGTGATCATTGAGGAGTTCATCACCTTCCAATCGGAAATCACGCTGCTAACGGTTCGTTCGGTGAGCGGGACGAGCTTCTGTCCGCCGATCGGACATGTGCAGGAAAGCGGTGACTATATCGAATCCTGGCAGCCTCATCCGATATCCGAGCTGCAGATGAAGGAAGCCGAGCGCATCGCAAGGGCCATTACCGATGAATTGGGCGGCTTCGGCTTGTTCGGCGTCGAGCTGTTTCTGACCGAGGACCAAGTGTATTTCAGTGAGGTATCGCCGCGCCCGCACGATACCGGATTGGTTACGCTGGTCACGCAAAATCTCTCCGAATTTGCGCTTCATGTCCGGGCTATCCTTGGTTACCCGATCCCGGAAATCGAGCTGATGACCCCGGGTGCCAGCCGGCCACTGAAAGCACCGGTGGAGCTGGATAATTATGTGATAACGGGTGCCGAGCAGGCGCTCTCGGTTCCGAACACCCAGCTTCGTCTATTCGGCAAACCTGTTACTAAGGCCGGCAGAAGAGTGGCGGTGGCCTTGTCGACCGCAGGTGAGGTGGAAGAAGCGCGATCCCGTGCCAAGCAGGCATTGGACAAGCTTGCGGTGGAAGAAGGATAA
- a CDS encoding MATE family efflux transporter: MKDMTQGSPIKLIIMFTIPLLIGNLFQQFYNMADTLIVGRTIGVNALAAVGSTGSIMFFIIGFAQGLTAGLSIITAQRFGAKDIAGVRKSVGTSFWISIVFTIVLTILSVVFTKPALVMMNTPVEILDDAYSYLIVINAGVGAAVLFNLLANLLRALGDSRTPLLFLVIASILNILLDLVFILVFKMGVAGAGLATVISQLFSCLLCLIYIHKKVPLLQFKTADWSIDWAFIGQHMRVGFPMGFQASIIAIGAIILQITLNGLGAMAVAAYTAAQKIDMLATQPMNSFGVTMATFAAQNFGANRIDRIRLGVKQCILLSGSFSILVGALVLFAGPSAVSLFVGQGQEQLLDLSGQYFLANGTTYLLLSLLFIYRFSLQGLGQSFIPTVAGIMELIMRVVAAMFLSALIGFPGACLANPLAWLGALIPLGTAYYWSMKKLSRPDQPAPIPVQT; this comes from the coding sequence ATGAAAGATATGACACAAGGCAGTCCGATTAAACTGATCATCATGTTCACGATCCCGCTGTTAATCGGCAATCTGTTTCAGCAATTCTACAACATGGCCGATACGCTCATTGTCGGGCGCACGATCGGCGTGAACGCACTGGCGGCTGTCGGATCGACCGGAAGCATTATGTTTTTTATTATCGGATTTGCGCAAGGCTTGACGGCCGGCCTTTCCATCATAACTGCCCAGAGGTTCGGGGCTAAGGATATCGCAGGCGTGCGTAAAAGCGTCGGTACGAGCTTTTGGATCAGTATCGTTTTTACCATCGTCCTGACCATCCTTAGTGTCGTGTTTACGAAGCCGGCCCTCGTCATGATGAATACGCCGGTTGAAATATTGGATGATGCTTATTCGTATCTGATCGTAATCAATGCAGGTGTCGGTGCGGCAGTGCTATTCAACCTGCTGGCCAACCTGCTTCGGGCGCTTGGGGACAGCCGGACTCCGTTATTATTTCTGGTGATCGCCAGCATTTTGAATATTTTGCTGGATCTAGTGTTTATTCTTGTCTTTAAGATGGGCGTAGCCGGGGCAGGGCTTGCTACCGTCATCTCGCAGCTGTTCTCCTGCCTGCTCTGCCTGATCTATATCCATAAAAAGGTTCCGCTGCTGCAGTTCAAAACGGCCGACTGGTCGATCGATTGGGCGTTTATCGGTCAGCATATGCGGGTGGGATTCCCGATGGGCTTCCAGGCCTCGATCATCGCGATCGGCGCGATTATTCTTCAAATTACGCTGAACGGGCTCGGTGCAATGGCGGTTGCGGCTTACACAGCGGCCCAGAAAATCGACATGCTCGCAACCCAGCCGATGAACTCCTTCGGCGTTACGATGGCAACCTTTGCGGCGCAAAATTTCGGGGCAAACCGGATCGACCGGATTCGGCTCGGCGTCAAGCAATGCATTTTGCTTTCGGGATCGTTCAGCATCCTGGTGGGGGCACTTGTTCTTTTTGCAGGCCCGTCCGCCGTCTCGTTGTTTGTCGGTCAGGGACAGGAGCAGCTGCTTGATCTCAGCGGGCAATACTTCTTAGCGAACGGAACAACCTACTTGCTCTTGTCGTTGCTGTTCATATACAGGTTTTCGCTGCAAGGACTGGGCCAGAGCTTCATCCCTACAGTCGCCGGCATTATGGAGCTGATCATGCGGGTCGTTGCCGCCATGTTCTTGTCGGCGCTGATCGGATTCCCCGGGGCATGTCTTGCCAATCCGCTGGCTTGGCTGGGTGCGCTTATTCCGCTTGGAACCGCGTATTATTGGAGCATGAAAAAGCTGAGCAGACCCGATCAGCCCGCTCCGATCCCGGTTCAGACGTGA
- a CDS encoding response regulator transcription factor, protein MRTILIIDDEPNIREVLVSYLQREQYRTLEAADGKEALEHLRDERIDLIILDLLLPDMEGEQLCARIRSFSPVPILMLTAKSAASSRLKGFSSGADDYVLKPFDPREVLARVKAILRRAGDDAQLLSDVTVYRHGALVIHSGKHEVTCYGQAVGLTPNEYKLLVLLAKYPGRNFSREELVERILGYDYDGDIRTIDQHVKNLRHKIEEDPKQPKFIITVYGFGYRFGGEDT, encoded by the coding sequence ATGAGGACGATTTTGATCATCGACGATGAGCCGAATATCCGGGAAGTTCTTGTGTCGTATCTCCAAAGAGAACAGTACCGGACGCTGGAGGCGGCAGATGGTAAAGAAGCATTGGAACATCTGCGAGACGAAAGGATTGACCTGATCATACTGGATTTGTTGCTGCCCGATATGGAAGGCGAGCAGCTCTGTGCCCGCATCCGTTCATTCAGCCCGGTTCCGATCCTGATGCTGACGGCGAAGTCCGCAGCAAGCAGCCGGCTCAAGGGCTTTTCCTCCGGAGCGGACGATTATGTACTGAAGCCGTTCGATCCCAGGGAGGTTCTCGCACGGGTCAAAGCGATCTTGAGACGGGCAGGAGATGATGCCCAGCTGCTGTCGGACGTTACGGTGTATCGCCACGGAGCTCTTGTCATTCATTCGGGCAAGCATGAGGTGACCTGTTATGGACAGGCTGTGGGCTTAACGCCCAACGAATATAAACTCCTCGTATTGCTGGCGAAATATCCGGGGCGGAACTTCTCCCGCGAGGAGCTTGTTGAACGTATTCTCGGTTATGATTATGACGGCGATATCCGCACCATAGACCAGCACGTCAAAAATCTTAGGCACAAGATCGAGGAGGATCCCAAACAACCGAAGTTTATTATCACGGTGTACGGCTTTGGTTACCGGTTCGGGGGCGAGGATACATGA